One Clostridium sp. CM027 genomic window carries:
- a CDS encoding IS3 family transposase: MIFQAVACYSKSVKNEIKDYANYYNKDRYQWTLKKPLWISLGIVDLTYL, translated from the coding sequence ATGATTTTTCAGGCGGTAGCCTGCTATTCTAAAAGCGTAAAAAATGAAATTAAGGACTATGCGAACTATTATAATAAAGATAGATATCAATGGACTCTAAAAAAGCCCCTATGGATTTCTTTAGGCATTGTGGATTTGACATATCTATAA
- a CDS encoding IS3 family transposase codes for MLKTLNRLECNLNLEDNSDTIIHPDQGFHYTNADFQSRVKELGLTQSKSRKGNCLDNAPMESFFGHMKDEMEYKQAMSFGELVGIVDSYMSYYNNDRYQWGLNKMSPAQYRTHFLVLT; via the coding sequence GTGTTAAAAACGCTTAATAGGTTAGAATGTAACCTTAATTTGGAAGATAATTCAGATACAATTATACACCCTGATCAAGGATTTCATTATACAAATGCAGATTTTCAATCTCGTGTTAAAGAATTAGGACTGACACAATCAAAGTCTAGAAAAGGTAATTGTTTAGATAATGCTCCTATGGAATCATTTTTCGGGCATATGAAAGACGAGATGGAATATAAACAAGCTATGTCATTCGGTGAGTTAGTAGGAATAGTTGATAGTTATATGAGTTACTATAATAATGACAGATACCAGTGGGGATTAAATAAAATGAGCCCTGCTCAATACAGGACTCACTTTTTAGTGCTAACATAG
- the htpG gene encoding molecular chaperone HtpG, with the protein MEKKQFKTESKRILDMMVNSIYTHRDIFLRELISNASDAIDKIYYKTLADDSLNFDKGNYYITIASDKLTRTIKISDTGIGMTEAELSDNLGVIAKSGSLAFKKENEIKDGYDIIGQFGVGFYSAFMVADNITVISKVFGSDEAHKWESNGAEGYTIEPCAKDTVGTEIILKIKENTEDDNFDEFLDENGLKSIVKKYSDFIRYPIKMDISQSRLKEGSETDYEDFVEEKTVNSMVPIWRKNKSELTDEDYDNFYAEKHYGFDKPARHIHISVDGVISYNSILYIPEKTPYDFYTKEYEKGLELYSSGVLIMDKCADLLPDYFSFVKGIVDSEDLSLNISREVLQHDRQLKLIAKNIKTKIKNELDSLLKNEREKYEEFYEAFGRQLKYGIYSDFGSNKDVLQDLLLFYSSKEKKNVTLDEYVSRMPEDQKYIYYASGESNARIEKLPQIEMVSDKGFEILYFTDEVDEFAVKMIMKYKEKEFKSVSSGDLGIEVDEKENPSSTDEKDNKELFEHMKSVLTGRVKDVRASKRLKNYPVCLSNDGDLTIEMEKTLNSMPNNENIKADKVLEININNDMFKVLKESFEKDKVKLDLYTNILYNQALLIEGLPINDPVEFTNNICKVMI; encoded by the coding sequence TTGGAAAAAAAGCAGTTTAAAACGGAGTCTAAGAGAATTCTGGATATGATGGTAAATTCAATATATACTCATAGGGATATTTTTTTAAGAGAACTTATCTCTAATGCTAGTGATGCTATTGATAAAATTTATTATAAGACATTAGCGGATGATTCATTGAATTTTGATAAGGGTAATTACTATATTACAATAGCCAGTGATAAGTTAACTAGAACAATAAAAATTTCTGATACAGGAATTGGAATGACAGAAGCTGAACTTAGTGATAACCTAGGAGTTATAGCTAAAAGTGGCTCTTTAGCATTCAAAAAAGAAAATGAAATAAAAGATGGGTACGACATAATTGGACAATTTGGAGTGGGATTTTATTCTGCATTTATGGTAGCAGATAATATTACTGTTATAAGTAAAGTTTTTGGTAGTGATGAAGCACATAAATGGGAATCTAATGGTGCAGAGGGTTATACCATAGAACCTTGCGCAAAAGATACTGTTGGAACAGAAATTATACTTAAAATAAAAGAGAATACAGAAGATGATAACTTTGATGAATTTCTTGATGAAAATGGACTAAAATCTATTGTAAAGAAATACTCCGATTTCATTAGGTATCCAATTAAAATGGATATAAGTCAGTCAAGACTTAAAGAAGGTAGTGAAACAGACTACGAAGACTTCGTTGAGGAAAAGACTGTAAACAGCATGGTTCCTATATGGAGAAAAAATAAAAGCGAACTTACTGATGAAGATTATGATAATTTTTACGCTGAAAAGCACTATGGATTTGACAAACCAGCAAGGCATATCCATATTAGTGTTGATGGTGTTATAAGTTATAATTCAATTTTATATATTCCAGAAAAAACGCCTTATGATTTCTATACAAAAGAATATGAAAAAGGCTTAGAATTATATTCAAGTGGTGTTTTAATCATGGATAAGTGTGCAGATTTATTGCCTGACTATTTTAGTTTTGTAAAAGGAATAGTTGATTCAGAAGATCTGTCGCTTAACATATCTAGAGAAGTACTGCAACATGATAGACAACTTAAACTTATAGCTAAAAACATTAAAACTAAAATTAAAAATGAGTTAGATAGTTTACTTAAAAATGAAAGAGAAAAATATGAAGAATTTTATGAAGCATTTGGAAGACAATTGAAGTATGGTATTTATAGCGATTTTGGAAGTAACAAAGATGTTTTGCAAGATTTATTGTTGTTTTATTCATCAAAGGAGAAAAAGAATGTTACTTTAGATGAATATGTTTCTAGAATGCCAGAGGATCAAAAATATATTTATTATGCTTCAGGAGAATCAAACGCGCGAATTGAAAAATTACCACAAATTGAAATGGTATCAGATAAGGGATTCGAAATTTTATATTTCACGGATGAGGTAGACGAATTCGCTGTGAAAATGATAATGAAGTACAAAGAAAAGGAATTTAAATCTGTATCAAGTGGTGACTTAGGTATAGAAGTAGATGAAAAAGAAAATCCTTCTAGCACTGATGAAAAAGACAATAAAGAATTATTTGAACATATGAAAAGTGTTTTAACAGGTAGAGTTAAGGATGTTAGGGCATCAAAAAGACTTAAGAACTACCCAGTATGTTTATCAAATGATGGTGACCTTACAATAGAAATGGAAAAAACATTAAATTCTATGCCTAACAATGAAAACATAAAAGCAGATAAGGTTTTAGAAATAAATATAAATAATGATATGTTTAAAGTACTTAAGGAATCTTTCGAAAAAGATAAAGTTAAGTTAGATTTATATACTAATATATTATATAATCAGGCGCTACTTATTGAAGGATTACCGATTAACGATCCGGTAGAATTCACAAACAATATATGTAAAGTAATGATATAA
- a CDS encoding shikimate kinase, producing the protein MKNIVLIGMPGCGKSVIGEIIAEKIEMAFIDIDAYIEASTNLTITEMFKNGEAGFRDIESKVVEKLSKKNRVIISTGGGVIKKHENILNLKKNGIIIYINRPIENIVADIDVETRPLLAKDPSKLYRLFEERGHLYKQYCDYEVMNTSDIYDVVNNIIEIYINEMSLIK; encoded by the coding sequence ATGAAAAATATAGTTTTAATTGGGATGCCCGGTTGTGGTAAAAGTGTCATTGGAGAAATAATCGCAGAAAAGATAGAAATGGCATTTATAGACATAGATGCATATATTGAAGCTAGTACAAATCTTACGATTACTGAAATGTTTAAAAATGGTGAGGCTGGATTTAGAGACATAGAATCTAAAGTAGTTGAGAAATTATCTAAAAAAAATCGAGTAATTATTTCAACTGGCGGTGGAGTGATTAAAAAACATGAAAATATTTTAAATTTAAAGAAAAATGGTATTATAATTTACATAAACCGTCCTATTGAAAATATAGTAGCGGATATAGATGTTGAGACCCGCCCCTTACTAGCAAAAGATCCATCTAAGCTTTATAGATTGTTTGAGGAGAGAGGTCACTTGTACAAACAATATTGTGACTATGAGGTTATGAATACTAGTGATATTTACGATGTAGTGAATAATATCATAGAAATATATATAAATGAGATGTCGTTAATTAAATAA
- the aroE gene encoding shikimate dehydrogenase, with protein sequence MSGLYGLLGEKLSHSVSPQIHSMVFNKLNMKGYYHLFEFKSKDLKAAMAGFNVIKPRGINVTIPYKIKVMELLDEVSIEAKAIGSVNTLKFEENKTIGYNTDYFGIGMLFNKYDIEVKNKKATILGNGGVAVTVVQYLLNKGITEITVVTRDISRIKENSKFNGCKLISYNEIQGLKESDIVVNCTPLGMYPNLDNSPIEKKHIGKFGAAVDMIYNPKETLFLKYAKETGLKAVNGLYMLVGQAIAAQEIWNDIKIPKIIIDEIYDELEKGVEN encoded by the coding sequence ATGTCAGGGTTATATGGTTTACTTGGAGAAAAACTATCACATAGTGTTTCGCCGCAAATACATTCAATGGTATTTAATAAATTGAATATGAAGGGTTATTATCATCTCTTCGAATTTAAAAGCAAAGATCTGAAAGCAGCAATGGCCGGATTTAATGTTATTAAACCAAGAGGTATTAATGTAACTATTCCTTATAAAATTAAGGTTATGGAATTACTTGATGAGGTTAGCATAGAAGCAAAAGCGATAGGATCTGTAAACACCCTAAAGTTTGAGGAAAACAAAACTATTGGATACAACACAGATTACTTTGGAATTGGAATGCTTTTCAATAAGTATGATATTGAAGTGAAAAATAAAAAAGCAACAATACTTGGAAACGGTGGAGTAGCAGTTACTGTGGTTCAATATTTATTAAATAAGGGAATAACTGAAATTACTGTAGTTACAAGAGATATCTCAAGGATTAAGGAAAACAGCAAATTTAATGGTTGTAAATTGATTTCTTATAATGAAATTCAAGGGCTTAAAGAGTCAGATATAGTGGTAAACTGTACACCACTTGGAATGTATCCTAATTTGGACAATTCTCCAATTGAAAAGAAACATATTGGTAAATTTGGCGCCGCTGTAGATATGATCTACAATCCTAAGGAAACCCTATTTTTAAAGTATGCGAAGGAGACGGGTTTAAAAGCAGTTAATGGTCTTTATATGCTAGTTGGCCAGGCAATTGCTGCTCAGGAAATCTGGAATGATATTAAGATCCCAAAGATAATAATTGATGAAATTTATGATGAACTAGAAAAGGGAGTAGAAAATTAA
- the pheA gene encoding prephenate dehydratase, with the protein MSKLDDFNIDNLRSEIDKIDSSLVSLFEKRMEVVLKVAEYKKNNHMEVLNKAREEIVIKKNLDLVKNKNLFLEVEEFFKSVMEISRGFQNKNLNREGAFATEKKLTVGFYGVTGSFSEQALKGYFGENVDAKAISEFEDIFLQLKYGKINYGVIPIENSSTGAISAVYDLLNKYNFYITGEKYLKISQNLMGIRGSTLDDIKEVYSHPQGLEQSMEFLKGYKQWKLVPYNSTAKSAQLVKDRQDKTLAAIASAKAAEIYNLEILQKNVNSNATNMTRFVVIGKELESTSGNNKTSLVLSTTHKAGSLYHVLKHFEENGINLLKIESRPIKDKPWEYFFYIDFHGNIDEDKIISSIKLIKKNSRYFKILGNYKSEMIDNE; encoded by the coding sequence ATGAGTAAATTAGATGATTTTAATATAGATAATTTAAGAAGTGAAATTGATAAAATTGACTCAAGCCTTGTATCATTATTTGAAAAGCGTATGGAAGTAGTTTTAAAGGTAGCTGAATATAAAAAAAATAATCATATGGAAGTTTTAAATAAGGCTAGAGAAGAAATAGTTATAAAGAAGAATTTAGACTTAGTTAAAAATAAAAATTTGTTTTTAGAGGTAGAAGAATTTTTCAAATCCGTTATGGAAATAAGTAGAGGGTTTCAAAACAAAAATTTAAATCGGGAGGGGGCTTTTGCTACTGAGAAAAAGCTAACAGTTGGTTTTTATGGCGTAACAGGTTCCTTTAGCGAACAAGCTTTAAAGGGATATTTCGGTGAAAATGTGGACGCAAAAGCAATAAGTGAGTTTGAAGATATATTTTTGCAATTGAAATATGGGAAGATAAATTATGGTGTTATCCCTATAGAAAATTCTTCCACAGGAGCAATATCCGCGGTTTATGACCTTCTAAATAAATATAATTTTTATATAACAGGAGAAAAATATCTTAAAATAAGCCAAAACTTAATGGGAATTAGAGGATCAACACTAGATGATATCAAAGAGGTTTACTCTCATCCACAGGGATTAGAGCAAAGTATGGAATTTTTAAAAGGCTACAAGCAGTGGAAGTTAGTTCCCTATAACAGCACTGCAAAAAGTGCGCAGTTAGTTAAAGATAGACAGGACAAAACCTTGGCAGCCATAGCTAGCGCTAAGGCAGCGGAAATATACAACCTTGAGATTTTGCAGAAAAATGTAAATTCAAATGCAACAAATATGACTAGGTTTGTTGTTATTGGTAAAGAGTTGGAGTCAACTAGCGGAAACAATAAAACAAGCTTAGTTTTATCTACTACCCACAAGGCAGGTTCGCTCTATCATGTTTTAAAGCATTTTGAAGAAAATGGTATAAACCTTTTGAAAATTGAATCTAGACCAATAAAGGATAAGCCATGGGAATATTTCTTTTACATAGATTTCCACGGAAACATAGATGAAGATAAAATTATATCTTCAATTAAGTTAATTAAAAAGAATAGCCGTTATTTTAAAATATTGGGCAATTATAAAAGTGAAATGATTGACAATGAATAA
- the aroC gene encoding chorismate synthase, protein MSGQWGKKVKYSIFGESHGRGIGIIIDGLPPGIKLDMDFINSEMQRRAPGRDEFSTKRKECDKFEILSGYFNGYTTGTPLCSVIFNENQNSKDYDKLKDLVRPGHADFTGKVKYSGFNDYRGGGHFSGRITAPLVFAGAVAKQILFDKGIEIGSHILSIGNVFDSYFDGVNLKKQILADILKKDFPVIDDSKGKEMKNIILKAKEETDSVGGIIEATILNVPCGLGEPFFDSIESNLAQLLFSVPAVKGVEFGMGFQITKLRGSVSNDVPCIKNGSVLTKTNNNGGINGGISNGMPIVFRVAMKPTPSIAKTQDTIDMVTCENSEVSVTGRHDPCIVLRALAVIEACAAMSILDFI, encoded by the coding sequence ATGAGCGGACAATGGGGTAAAAAAGTAAAGTATTCCATCTTTGGAGAATCGCATGGAAGAGGAATAGGAATAATTATTGATGGATTACCGCCAGGTATAAAGCTTGATATGGATTTTATTAATAGTGAAATGCAAAGACGCGCTCCAGGACGAGATGAATTTTCAACTAAAAGAAAAGAATGTGATAAATTTGAAATACTAAGTGGATATTTTAATGGATATACCACAGGGACACCTCTTTGTAGCGTTATTTTTAATGAAAATCAAAATTCGAAGGATTACGATAAGTTAAAGGATTTAGTAAGACCGGGTCATGCTGATTTTACAGGAAAGGTTAAATATTCAGGCTTTAACGATTATAGAGGTGGCGGACATTTCTCAGGAAGAATTACAGCACCACTTGTTTTTGCAGGTGCTGTTGCGAAACAGATACTTTTTGATAAGGGAATCGAAATAGGAAGTCACATTTTAAGTATTGGGAATGTGTTTGATAGTTATTTTGATGGGGTCAATTTAAAGAAACAGATATTAGCAGATATTCTAAAGAAAGATTTTCCTGTAATTGATGATTCAAAGGGAAAAGAAATGAAGAACATTATATTAAAGGCGAAGGAAGAAACAGATTCGGTTGGAGGTATAATTGAAGCTACTATATTAAATGTGCCTTGTGGACTGGGGGAACCATTCTTTGATTCTATAGAGAGCAATTTAGCTCAATTACTATTTTCTGTGCCTGCAGTTAAGGGGGTAGAATTTGGCATGGGCTTTCAAATAACAAAACTTCGGGGAAGCGTATCAAATGATGTACCGTGCATTAAAAATGGGAGTGTATTGACGAAAACTAACAATAATGGTGGAATTAATGGTGGTATTTCTAATGGAATGCCGATAGTTTTTAGGGTAGCTATGAAACCAACACCTTCTATTGCAAAAACTCAAGATACCATTGATATGGTGACTTGTGAAAATTCGGAAGTATCTGTTACAGGAAGGCATGACCCTTGCATAGTTTTAAGAGCGCTAGCAGTGATAGAAGCTTGCGCTGCAATGAGTATTTTAGATTTTATTTGA
- the aroA gene encoding 3-phosphoshikimate 1-carboxyvinyltransferase, which produces MKSVIIQPFSLNGKVKIPPSKSLSHRAVIAAGLSGDECAINNISMSEDIIATCEIMEKLGVKIKQFPNNLVVCGKGKLQLACGGTLGSELQCNESGSTLRFLIPIAILTGEKIIFKGKSKLVQRTLKPYYEIFDKQNIKYTTNNGCLPLTIHGSLKPGIFELRGDVSSQFITGLIYALPLLNGESTIKITSSIESIGYIDLTLDVLSKFGIKVENNNYREFKIKGNQHFMKRDYRVEGDFSQAAFYLAAGVLGGEIECIDLNMESLQGDKVILDIIKNMGGKITIEDGIIRASKSNLKGTVIDASQCPDLVPIAAVLGALSDGTTEIINAARVRIKESDRLKAIATELNKIGAEVIEREDSLLIHGKPWLKGGIVSSWNDHRIAMAMAIASIRCTQKLTIEDSGAVKKSYPEFYEDFKGLGGKVNERTMG; this is translated from the coding sequence ATGAAGTCAGTTATAATTCAACCTTTTTCTTTGAATGGAAAAGTCAAAATTCCGCCTTCAAAATCATTATCCCATAGAGCGGTTATAGCTGCAGGATTAAGTGGCGATGAATGTGCCATTAATAATATTAGTATGTCTGAGGATATAATAGCTACTTGTGAAATAATGGAGAAACTTGGAGTTAAGATTAAACAATTCCCAAACAATCTTGTGGTATGTGGAAAAGGTAAGCTTCAGCTTGCATGCGGTGGAACTTTGGGAAGCGAGCTACAATGCAATGAAAGTGGATCAACACTACGTTTTTTAATTCCTATAGCAATTTTAACTGGAGAAAAAATAATCTTTAAAGGGAAGTCCAAACTAGTACAAAGAACACTTAAACCTTATTATGAAATTTTTGATAAGCAGAATATAAAGTACACTACTAACAATGGTTGTCTTCCTTTAACAATACACGGGAGCCTTAAACCTGGGATTTTTGAACTAAGAGGAGATGTAAGCTCTCAGTTCATTACCGGTCTTATTTATGCGCTGCCTCTATTAAATGGAGAGTCAACGATTAAAATTACTAGTTCCATAGAATCTATTGGGTACATAGATTTAACCCTAGATGTGCTTTCTAAATTTGGGATAAAGGTAGAAAATAATAATTATAGAGAATTTAAAATAAAAGGAAATCAACATTTCATGAAAAGAGATTATAGAGTTGAGGGCGATTTTTCTCAAGCTGCATTTTACCTTGCTGCTGGTGTTTTAGGTGGAGAAATTGAATGCATTGATTTAAATATGGAATCACTTCAAGGAGACAAAGTAATATTGGACATAATTAAAAATATGGGCGGAAAGATTACTATTGAAGATGGTATTATAAGGGCTTCAAAATCAAATTTAAAAGGCACCGTTATTGATGCATCACAATGTCCTGACCTTGTACCAATTGCTGCGGTGCTTGGTGCTTTAAGCGATGGAACAACAGAGATCATTAATGCTGCTAGAGTTAGAATAAAAGAATCTGATAGATTAAAAGCTATAGCAACAGAGCTAAATAAAATTGGAGCAGAGGTTATTGAAAGAGAGGATTCACTTCTAATTCATGGTAAACCATGGCTTAAGGGCGGAATTGTAAGCAGTTGGAATGATCATAGAATAGCTATGGCTATGGCAATTGCTTCAATTAGATGCACGCAGAAGCTCACAATTGAGGATAGTGGGGCAGTGAAAAAATCCTATCCAGAGTTTTATGAGGATTTTAAGGGGTTAGGAGGAAAAGTTAATGAGCGGACAATGGGGTAA